From Aegilops tauschii subsp. strangulata cultivar AL8/78 chromosome 5, Aet v6.0, whole genome shotgun sequence:
TGTTGGTACATCCGCACATGTTTAAATTACACGAGTGGCAAGTGGCACCACAATCATCCGCTTTCGCTTTCTGTGAGGTCACGGGGATTTTTGCTTTTGGATTCGGGCACTGGTTCTTCTTCGAGGTGTTCTTTTCAGTTGGTGAATATTGCAGCCTTTCCACTGTTGCCAATTGTTCGGCATCCACTAGTGGAGTACACCTGTTGCATCCGATGAACGCTCCAGAGGAATTGTTCTGATTTTGTTTGCCGTCCCTGACCTGAGCTTTGCAACGATGCAGGGGATACTACCGCTGCACGCACCGCAAATCCCAGGGATGCGCGGCGACGAAGCAGGTGCAGCGCGCCGACGAGGACCCGGCGCTCTTCGACGTGATCTACCACGGCGAGCACACCTGCGTCCATAAGACGGTGGCGAccgcggcggcggccatggcgcagCCGGCGGAGGAGAACCCGGACGCGCGTAGGCATCTGCAGAACCTGAGCACGAGCCTGACGGTGAACACCGAGGGACTCACGGCGACGGCGGGTCATCAGGGCTGCGGCACCACCACGTCCTTCTGCTTCTCCTCGCAGGCGGCGGGCGTGCTGACGACGCCGCAAGAGCACTACCCGTTCTCCATGCCGTCGACGCCGGAGAACTGCTTTGGGCAGCGCGCATCGCTGTCGACGTCCCTTGAACCCTCGCCGGTGACCTCGGATTCGAACCGCTTCTCCATGAACCCGTTCCAGGCGGAGTGGAGGGCGCAGTCTGAGTACGACGAGGTGGTATCCGCGCTCGTCGCTGCGGGGACGATGCCGGCGCTCGCCATGGAGATGGAGGAGGAGACCGCCTTCTCGCTGGACGAGTTTGAGTTTGACGTTTCTAGCTTCCTTGCCTGAGATGATGGTCAAAAgagaaaaccaaaagaaaagcAGGAAAAAAAACGGGACTGTACAATTTAGATGTATCACCCGCCGAGCTCTGATTTTTGGTCAGCGACAGAGGAAGAATAACAACAAACAAGTTCTTCATGGGTCAGTGCGGGTGTTTGTGTAAGCTTTAGGAGATGATGAGATTAGTTCCTTTTCTTCATATTCTTTTAATTTATTTTTATTCCAGAGATTTTTCTTCTAAATACAACTAGTAGTTCCCAACGAGGTAAAAAGTGTAGTGGCAAAAACAAATTGTAAGCAATGCATATTTCTCCACCAGACTTTTATTGCCACTTTTTTCCCCTTAAACGAGGCAAAAGATTTACGTTTTCATTAATTAGAACTGGGAGAAAACCTAGAATACAAGCCGCACATGGGGCGCACCCGACCTGACCACAAACAATATCACAACAAAATCAACGACACAACCGTCGAGAGGGAGCACCGACCAACAAAGCAACATCAAACAGTCGACCACAGCGTGCAGGACATGGCAGCTCTGATTTTGCTCATGAGTTTCAAAGGAGAAAGTTGTAAGCCTCGCACCTACCTAGTCTAGCACTACATCCGGAGAGCACCGCCcgctgaagactgccttcatggAGTCATCATTGCCGCAGTGACCTTGCCGCCTGCAACTCCGACTTCTCTGTCACAGCCAGAAACCTGCATACGCATACCCATTGGCGCACCAGACCTTCGACATCAGAAGGACGCCACCATCGTCATTGCCACATGCGTCGCAAAGTTAGACCAACCTCACTGTCGAACGGGCACCTGCCGACCACAATGATGTGCACGTCCAACCTACAAGAAGCACAAATGGGATCAAGATCTCCAAAACGGTGCCCCAAAGAGGGAATACAACGTTGAAGACGATGCCGCTGCCTAGTTCAACCAGGATCTTGACTTTCGACCAAAGATCTTGGCCTAGGAGTTGAGGATGCACAAATCACCTCAATGATACCTCCAAGGAAGAACGCGGCACCCATGGGTGCCACTGCTGCCGGCCAGCAAGCACCGACTAAGCTTTCCCCCGGATCAGCAACACCACCACTCCCACCCTGTCGACCAACACCAACCGGCACCTCCACAAACCCACAGATCCCTGCACAACAACTGTGCCATCCCCACGCAGAGACACCACCACACACCTTGTTGTCGATCAACCATGGCAAGCCACTAGCACGATGACTGGTGCACGTCCTGCGGACAAGGAAGGGCAGGCTGCCACCCCGCACCACCTCGCTAGCCAGACCTGGCGGTTCAGAGCCTCCATAGAACGATGTTGCTGCATCCCAAATTACAAAGCCGCTGAAGCTGTAACCTGCCGAAGAACCATCACCGCAGAGCTGCCCAGACAGAGGGACAAGCCCCCCACAACCAagtactgttggggaacgtagtgtttcaaaaatttcctacgatcacgcaagatctatctaggagagcatagcaacgagcggggagagtgtgtccacgtaccctcatagaccgaaagcggaagcgtttagtaacgcggttgatgtagtcgaacgtcttcacgatccgaccgatccaagcaccgaacgcatggcacctccgagttctgcacacgttcagctcgatgacgtccctcgaactcttgatccagcaaagtgtcgagggagagtttcgtcagcacgacggcgtggtgacggtgatggtaaagtaatccgcgcagggcttcgcctaagcactacgtgaatatgaccggaggcgtaaactgtggaggggggcgccgcacacggctaacaatgtttgttgtgtcttctaggcgccccctccccacgtatatataggtgggagggggaggggagcagcaagggcgctcccaagtaggaggaatcctacttggggccttgtccaattcggcctccccccttccaaaagtgttggagggggaaggaaagagagggggagagaagggaaggggaggccgaatcctcctctttcctttctctctttCCCTCCTTCTTTCTCCTCCTATTTCGCATATATGGGatgcaccagcccactaggggctggtctgtcccgcccttggcccaataaggcccatatctttgccgggggtgcccggaaccccttccggtgatctGATACGTActcggtacccccagaacacttccggtgtccgaatactatcgtcctatatatgaatctttacctctcgagcatttcgagactcctcgttatgtccgtgatctcatatgggactccgaacaacattcgttcaccaaatcaaataactcatataatacaaatcgtcatcgaacgttaggcgtgcggaccctacgggttggagaactatgtagagatgatcgagacacatctccggtcaataaccaatagcggaacctggatgcacatattggctcctacatattctacgaagatatttatcggtcaaaccgcataacaacatacgttgttccctttgtcatcggtatgttacttgcccgagattcgatcgtcggtatcatcatacctagttcaatctcgttaccggcaagtctctttactcgttccgtaatgcaacatcctgtaactaactcattagtcacattgcttgcaaggcttatagtgatgatcattaccgagtgggcccagagatacctctccgatacacgaagtgacaaatcctaatctcgatctatgccaactcaacaaacaccatcagagacacctgtagagcatctttatgatcacccagttacgttgtgacatttgatagcacacaaggtgttcctccggtattcgggagttgcataatctcatagtcagaggtacatgtataagtcatgatgaaagcattagcactaaaactatacgatcattatgctaagctaacggatggatcttgtccatcacatcattctctaatgatgtgatcccgttcttgaaatgacaacacatgtctatggtcaggatacttaaccatctttgattaacgggctagtctagtagaggcatactagggacactttgttttgtctatgtattcacacatgtatcaagtttccggttaatacaattctagcatgagtaataaacatttatcatgatataatgaaatataaataacaactttattattgcctctagggcatatttccttcagtccccacttgcactagagtcaataatctagttcacatcgtcatgtgatttaacaccaatagttcacatctttatgtgattagttcacatctccatgtgactaatacccaaagggttactagagtcaataatctagttcacatcgctatgtgattaacacccaaagagtgatcatgtttgctttgtgagagaagtttagtcaacgggtctgccacattcagagccgtatgtattttgcaaattttctatgtctataatgctctgcacggagctactctagcaaatcgctcccactttcaatatgtatgtagtttgagacttagagtcatccggatcagtgtcaaagcttgcatcgacgtaaccctttacgacaaactttttgtcacctccataaccgagaaacatgtccttattccactaaggataattttgaccgctgtccagtgattcACTCCtcgatcactattgtaccctcttggcAAACTCAttgtgaggtacacaataggtctggtacacagcatagcatactttatagaacctatgactgaggcatagggaatgacttttcattctatttctattttctgccgtggtcaggttctgagtctttactcaacttcacaccttgcaaaacaggcaagaactctttctttgactgttccattttgaactacttcaaaaacttgtcaaggtatgtactcattgaaaaaaataattatcaagcgtcttgatctatctctatagatcttgatgctcaatatgtaagcagcttcaccgaggtctttctttgaaaaactcctttcaaacactcctttatgctttccagaaaattctacatcatttccgatcatcaatatgtcattcacatatacttatcagaaaggttgtagtgctcccactcactttcttgtaaatacaggcttcaccgcaagtctgtataaaactatatgctttgatcaacttaacaaagtgtatattccaactccgagatgcttgcaccagtccatagatggatcgttggagcttgcatattttgttagcgcctttaggattgacaaaaccttctggttgtatcatatacaactcttctttaagaaatccattaagaaatgcagttttgacatccatttgccagatttcctAAAATgtagcaattgctaacatgattcgaacagacttaagcatcgctacgagtgagaaaatcttatcgtaatcaacaccttgaacttgtcgaaaactttttgcgacaattcgagctttgtagatagtaacactactatcagcgtccgtcttcctcttgaagatccatttattctcaatggcttgccgatcatcgggcaagtcaatcaaagtccatactttgttctcatacatggatcccatctcagatttcatggcctcaagccattccatGGAATCTGGGCtaatcatcgct
This genomic window contains:
- the LOC109786466 gene encoding uncharacterized protein, which produces MESVDENGGSRLVVTELGYIKELVRQLDVNLGGCPDHCKRLAAQIFALTERSIGMIRSGHYDCRKRSAAGLDSPPFSATPSPLSDVSGMPFHNNKKRKTMEKRKHQVRVSSEGGGAETPVDDGHSWRKYGQKDILGAKHPRGYYRCTHRKSQGCAATKQVQRADEDPALFDVIYHGEHTCVHKTVATAAAAMAQPAEENPDARRHLQNLSTSLTVNTEGLTATAGHQGCGTTTSFCFSSQAAGVLTTPQEHYPFSMPSTPENCFGQRASLSTSLEPSPVTSDSNRFSMNPFQAEWRAQSEYDEVVSALVAAGTMPALAMEMEEETAFSLDEFEFDVSSFLA